GGTCTCGGGCCGGGATCCCGCCAACGAGAGCCGCGTCGAGGTCTGGACCGTGGACCTCGGTGGAAGCCGCGCGGAGGACGCGCGCCGCGACGAGGCGCAGGTGATCGCGGGCTGGGTCGCGAGCGAGATCGCTGTGGGGCGCCTCGAGCCGAAGCAGATCACCCTGCTCTTTCGCGGGCTCGCCGACGTGCACGTCTACGCCGCCGCGCTGCAGGCGCGAGGAGTGCCCTGTCTGGTGAGTCGCGGCGAAGAGCTGTCGTCGGAGCCCGCGGGTCAGCAGCTCCTGGCTCTGCTCCGAGCGCTCGCGAATCCCGCCGACGCACCCGCGGTCCTCGGCGTGCTCCGCTCGCCGCTCGGCGCGGTTCCCGACGCGGAGCTCGCGCGCTGGGCCGGCCGCTTCGAGCCGCGCGAGCGCGTGAGGTGCTGGTCGTACCCGGACGTCTCTCCGCCCGCCGACGAGCTGCCGGATCTGGCGCGCGCGTTCGCCCGCCTCCGCGCGCTGCGCGAGCGCGCGCGGAGCGCCGCCCCCGCGACGCTGCTCGCGGCGCTGCTCGAAGAAACGCCGCTCCTCGCTTTGCACGCGCTCGCGCGCGACGGCGAGCGCCGCGTCGCCGACCTCGTGTTCCTGATCGAGCGCCTGGCCAGCGACGCGCGCTCGAAGCCGGGCTGCGGCCTCGCGGATCTGGTCCGCGCGCTCGAGACCGAGGAGCGCCGCCCCGCTCCCGAGGAGGGCGACGACGCGCCCGACCGCGTGCGGCTGATGAGCATCCACGGCGCGAAGGGGCTGCAGTTCCCCGTCGTCATCCTGCCCGACGTCGCGCGCGGCTCCGGCGGCAGCCGAGCTCCGAGCGTCGAGGTCGAGCGGCTTCGCGATCGAGACGAGCTCGCGGTCTCGACCCGCGCTGCTCGGTCCGCGAGCTGGCTGGAACGCGAGAACCTCGAGGCCGTGCACGACGACGCCGAATCCGGCCGGCTCTTCTACGTGGCCTGCACGCGCGCGCAGCAGCGGCTGATCTTCATCCACGCGCCGCGAAAGGGCGTGAAGCTGGCGGAATCGCAGCTGCGCTTCCTCTCCGATTGGGGCTACACCAAAGACGGTCTTCCGCAGGACGGACCGCTTCCCGGCGCGCCCGACGTGATCGGGCGGACGATTCGCGAGTCTGAGCCGGCTCGACTCGCTTCGCCTCCGCCTCGCTCGACGCCGGATCGGGATCCCGTCGCTCGCGCGGAGAACGCCGCCGCGCTCGCGCGCGGCGCCGCCCGGCCCCCGTTCGCGAGCCCCTCCGGACTGCGCGAGGACGCGGAGGCGCGCGAGCTCGAGAGCGATCTCGAAGCTGCATCGGCCGCGCCGCCCGACACCGAAGAGGGTCGCAGCGCCCGCGCGCTCGGGGTCGCGCTCCACGAAGCGCTGGAGCGCTGGGACTTCCGCGACGCGGCCGCGCTTCGCGGGCTCGCGGCCATGGCCTCGCGACGGAGCGCCGCGCACGAGGGGCTCTCCGCGGCTGCGCTCGAGCGCGACGCGCTCGAGCTCGCCGAGGCGCTGCTCGCGAGCGCGCTCCCCGCGCACCTCGCCGGCGTCGAGGTGCTCGGCCGCGAGCTACCGGTCCTGTTCCGCGATCCCGACGGAACGGCCTGGAACGGCACGATCGACCTGCTCTACCGCGACGCGGACGGAGCCCTCGTGGTCGCCGACTACAAGACCGGCCGCGAGCCGGACGGCGGCGCGCCCGAGGCCTACCGCGCGCAGCTTGCGACCTACGCGCGCGGCATCGCGAAGGTGTTCCCGGCCGAGAAGGCGATCGCGCTCGAGCTGATCTGGCTGAGAAGCGGCCGGCGCGAGCGGCTCCGGCTAGAATCGGCCGCATGAGCTTCGACGACTTCACGATCGAGGACCTGCGCCGAAAACACGGCGAGAAGTGGACGCAGTATCCGGCCGACGTCCTGGCCGCCTGGGTCGCCGACATGGACTTCCCCGTCGCGGAGCCGATCGCGCGCTACCTGGCCGAGATGGTCGGCCGGAACGACCTCGGCTATCCGATCAACCCCACGCCGGGCGCGCTGCCGACGGTCTTCGCCAAGTGGGCGCTCGAGCGATTCGGCTGGCAGGTCGACCCGCACCAGGTCCTGGTGATCACCGATGTCGTGCAGGGCTTCTACGTCGCCATCCACACCTGCTCGCAGCCGGGCGACGGGGTGATCGTACAGAGTCCGGTGTACCCCCCGATCCTGAACTCGACCGCCGAGCTCGGCCGGCGCCGGATCGTGAACCAGCTCGTGCAGGGGCCGCGCGGCTACGAGATCGACTTCGACGATCTGCGATCGAAGGCCGACGCGGGCGCGCGGATCCTCCTGCTCTGCAATCCGCAGAACCCGACCGGCCGCGCCTTCACGCGCGCGGAGCTCGAGCGGATCGCGGGGCTTGCGATCGAACGCGATCTGATCGTGATCTCCGACGAGGTCCACGCCGACCTGGTCTTGCCCGGCCACCGGCACATTCCGATCGCGACGCTCGGGCCCGAGATCGCCTCGCGCACCATCACGCTGATGTCGGCGACCAAGACGTTCAACATCGCGGGGCTGCGCTGCGCGGTGGCGATCTTCGGCAGCCCCGCGCTGAAGCAGCGCTTCGGCTCGCTCGCTTCGCACATCCGCGGGGGGCTGGGCAGCTTCGGCCTGGGCGCGAGCGCGGTCGCCTGGAGCAGCGCGCGGCCCTGGCTCGACGACCTGATCGCGTATCTCGCCGGAAACCGCGCGCGCATCGCCGCCTTCGTGAAGGAGCACCTGCCCGGAATCGCGCACGTTCCGCCCGAGGCGACCTACCTCGCCTGGCTCGACTGCCGCGCGCTCGAGCTTCCGAAGGACCCGTACACGTTCTTCCTCGAGAACGCGCGCGTCGCGCTCTCGGACGGGAGCCGCACCGGACCGGGCGGCGCCGGCTTCGTGCGTCTGAACTTCGCGACCTCGCGCCCGATCCTGGATCAGATCCTGGAGCGGCTCGCGAAGTCGCTCGCTCGCCGCTAGGGAAGCAGCAGCTCGGCGGCGTCGCGCACCTGCGCGACGACTTCGGACTGCTTGTGCAGACCGCTCATCCACCCGATCAGCGCCGCGAACCAGACCTGCTGCAGCACCTCGCAGACGCGCTGCTCGCGCGGGCTGGCCCCGGCGAGCGTCGCGTTCGGATCGCCGCGCAGCGCGCGGATCAGCAGATCGCCAGAGGCGCCGTGGAAGGCGCGGATCTTCCCGGCGAGCTCCGGCTCGTCGGAGCTCGCCGCGCGAAGCACCGCGCGCGTGAGCTTGGGCTTGCGGCAGAGCGTGCGCGTCGCCGCGCTGAAGTACGCGGTCACGCGCTCGAGCTCCGTCGGCCCCTTGGGCGGCCGGCGGGCCATTCGCGCGGCCAGACCCGCGGCCTCGCTGGCCAGCGCCGCGACGAGCAGGTCGTCCTTGCTGCGGAAGTGGCTGTAGAGCGTGCCGAGCGCGACCCCGGCCTTGGCGGCCACGTCGCGCAGGCGAACCGCCTCGAAGCCGCCCTTCTCGGCGAGCGCGACCGCGGTCGCGATGATCCGCGCTTCCCTGTCTCCCATCGCGGGCTCATGCATAACCGTTTTCGCCTCCGCAGACCACCGGCCGAAACGCGCGCGCCGTGGTAGGCTCGGACGCGCAACTCTGCAGGAGCCCGCCATGAAAGTCGTCGTCGACTTCGACCTCTGTGAAGCCAATGCCGTCTGCGTCGACCAGGCCCCGGAAGTCTTCCGCGTCGACGAGAACGACAACCTGCACATCCTGATCGAGAACCCGCCCGAGTCACTGCGCAAGAAAGTCGAGGCGGCCGTCCGTCTCTGCCCGCGCCAGGCGATCAGCGTCTCCGGCTGACGCGCACGGACTACAGAACGCCCGACGCCTTCACGTCCAGGTAGCCGTTCACGAGCGCGACGGCGAGCTCGTGCGGCTCGGCGTCGAGCGTGAGGATGCCGCTCTTGCGCAGCCGCTCGTGTGCGCGCCGTCGAGCCAGCAGGTACTGGTGCGTCGCCGCGACCGTGAGCGCGGAGTCCAGGTCGCGAACCCGCGTCTCGAGCGCGGCGGAGAGCGCGCGCTCCTTCATGCTCGCGGCGAAGACCAGGTGGCGGCGGCCGAGCAGGCGCGCGGCCAGCAGCAGGTCCTCGTCGTCCTCGTCGCGCAGGTTCGAGACCACCACCACCAGCGCCCGCTTGGCGAGCCGGGTCGCGAGCTGCTGCGCGCCGGCCAGGTAGTCGGAGGCGCGCGCGCTCGTCTTTAGGTCGTAGACCGAATTCAGGACGCGCGAGAGCTGCTTCGCGCCCTTTCGCGGCGCGAGCCAGCGCGGTGTGCCGCTGAACGTGAGCAGGCCCACCGCGTCGCCCTGGCGCAGCGCCACGTGCGCGAGCAGGAGCACGGCGTCGAGCGCGTGATCGAAGTGCGAGAGCGCGCCGTCGCGCGCGTGCATGCGACGGCCGCAGTCGAGCAGGAAGACGATCTGCTGGTCGCGCTCCTCCTCGTACTCGCGCGAGATCGCGCGCCGCAGCCGCGCGGTCGCCTTCCAGTCGATCTGCCGCAGGCTGTCGCCCTGGCGGTACTCGCGGAGCTGGTGGAACTCGAGCCCCTCGCCGCGCAGCGGCCGGCGCCGGACGCCGAGCTCGCCCGCCCGGTTCGCCGCCGCAAGCAACGCGTAGCGCGAGACCGCGCGGAAGTTCGGATAAACGCGAACGTGTTGATCGGATCCCGTGCGGATCCGCCGGCGCCAGAGCCCGAGCGAGGAGCTCGCGACGAGCTCCAGCCGGCCGATCCGGTGCTCGCCGCGCACCGACGGCGCGATCCGGTACTCGAAGCTCGCGCGCGCGCCGGGCTCCAGCCGGAACGCGCGCGGCAGCCCCATCGCGCCGAGGCCGGCCGGAGCGTGGTCGAAGACGCGAAGCCGCGCCGCGCGGCGGCCGCGGTTGGCCAGCTCCACCGCGACCGTGTGCCGCGTTCCGATCGCGAGTGTCTGCGGAACGGCGCGCGTCGCGTCGAACGGCCCGAGCGCCGCGC
The Deltaproteobacteria bacterium genome window above contains:
- a CDS encoding ferredoxin gives rise to the protein MKVVVDFDLCEANAVCVDQAPEVFRVDENDNLHILIENPPESLRKKVEAAVRLCPRQAISVSG
- a CDS encoding TetR/AcrR family transcriptional regulator — protein: MCRLSFSSTRKTSGAWSTQTALASQRSKSTTTFMAGSCRVARPSLPRRARFGRWSAEAKTVMHEPAMGDREARIIATAVALAEKGGFEAVRLRDVAAKAGVALGTLYSHFRSKDDLLVAALASEAAGLAARMARRPPKGPTELERVTAYFSAATRTLCRKPKLTRAVLRAASSDEPELAGKIRAFHGASGDLLIRALRGDPNATLAGASPREQRVCEVLQQVWFAALIGWMSGLHKQSEVVAQVRDAAELLLP
- a CDS encoding DUF58 domain-containing protein, yielding MSPSRRMLALASLVLALGLASAFLPALLPVWWTGLALLGVLAAADAGAALGPFDATRAVPQTLAIGTRHTVAVELANRGRRAARLRVFDHAPAGLGAMGLPRAFRLEPGARASFEYRIAPSVRGEHRIGRLELVASSSLGLWRRRIRTGSDQHVRVYPNFRAVSRYALLAAANRAGELGVRRRPLRGEGLEFHQLREYRQGDSLRQIDWKATARLRRAISREYEEERDQQIVFLLDCGRRMHARDGALSHFDHALDAVLLLAHVALRQGDAVGLLTFSGTPRWLAPRKGAKQLSRVLNSVYDLKTSARASDYLAGAQQLATRLAKRALVVVVSNLRDEDDEDLLLAARLLGRRHLVFAASMKERALSAALETRVRDLDSALTVAATHQYLLARRRAHERLRKSGILTLDAEPHELAVALVNGYLDVKASGVL
- a CDS encoding pyridoxal phosphate-dependent aminotransferase, producing the protein MSFDDFTIEDLRRKHGEKWTQYPADVLAAWVADMDFPVAEPIARYLAEMVGRNDLGYPINPTPGALPTVFAKWALERFGWQVDPHQVLVITDVVQGFYVAIHTCSQPGDGVIVQSPVYPPILNSTAELGRRRIVNQLVQGPRGYEIDFDDLRSKADAGARILLLCNPQNPTGRAFTRAELERIAGLAIERDLIVISDEVHADLVLPGHRHIPIATLGPEIASRTITLMSATKTFNIAGLRCAVAIFGSPALKQRFGSLASHIRGGLGSFGLGASAVAWSSARPWLDDLIAYLAGNRARIAAFVKEHLPGIAHVPPEATYLAWLDCRALELPKDPYTFFLENARVALSDGSRTGPGGAGFVRLNFATSRPILDQILERLAKSLARR